Within the Scyliorhinus canicula chromosome 6, sScyCan1.1, whole genome shotgun sequence genome, the region aataaggagagagagcagttgaacacgtggctgcagggatggtgcaggagggagggtttcagattcctggacaattggggctcattctggggtaggtgggacctctacaaacgggatggtctacacctggaccagaggggtactaatatcctcggggggaggtttgctaatgctcttcgggagggtttaaactagttcagcaggggattgggaacctgaatcgtagctccagtacacaagaagctgagagtagtgaggtcatgagtaaggtttcaaagtggcaggagtgtaccagcaggaaggaaggtggtttaaagtgcgtctacttcaatgccaggagcatccggaataaggtgggtgagcttgcggcatgggttagtacctgggacgtcgatgttgtggccatttcggagacatggctagagcagggacaggaatgattgttgcaggttccggggtttagatatttcagtaagttcagggaaggtggtaagagagcaggaggggtggcattgttagtcaaggacagtattacggtggcagaaaggacgtttgatgaggactcatccaatgaggtagtatgggctgagttagaaacaggaaaggagaggtcaccgttagggattttctataggcctccgaaaagttccagagatgcagaggaaaggattgcaaagatgattctggataggagcgaaaataacagggtagttgttatgggggactttaactttccaaatattgactggaaacgctatagttcgagtactatagatgggtctgtttttgtccaatatgtgcaggagggtttcctgacgcagtatgcagataggccaacaagaggcgaggccgtattggatttggtactgggtaatgaaccaggacaggtgttagatgtggaggtaggtgaacactttggtgttagtgaccacaatttggttacgtttactttagcgatggaaagggataggtatataccgcaaggcaagagttatagctgggggaaaggtaattgtgatgcgatgaggcaagacttaggatgcataggatggggaaggaaactgcaggggatgggcacaatggaaatgtggaacttgttcaaggaacagctactgcgtgtccttgataagtatgtacctatcaggcagggaggaagtggtcgagcaagggaaccatgggttactaaagcagttcaaatacttgtcaagaggaagaaggaggcttatgtaatgatcagacgtgaaggttcagttagggcgcttgagagttacaagttagctagaaaggctctaaagagagagctaagaagagccaggagtggacatgagaagtctttggcaggtaggatcaaggataaccctaaagctttctacaggtatgtcaggaataaaagaatgactagggtaagagtagggccagtcaaggacagtagtgggaagttgtgcgtggagtccgaggagataggagaggtgctaaatgaatatttttcatccgtattcacacaggaaaaagacaacgttgtcgaggagaatactgagatacaggctacaagactagaagggcttgaggttcagaaggaggaggtgttaacgattctggaaagtgttaaactagataagtcccctgggctggatgggatttatcctaggattctctggaaagctAGGGAggggattgcagagcctttggctttgatctttaagtcatatttgtctacaggaatagtgccagaagactggaggatagcaaatgttgtccccttgttcaagaaggggagtagagacaaccccggtaactatagaccagtgagccttacttctgttgtggacaAAGTCTTTGACAGGtctataagagataggatgtataatcatctggaaataaataatttgattagagaaagtcaacatggttttgtgaagggtaggtcgtgcctctcaaaccttattgagttctttgagaaggtgaccaaacaggtggatgtgggtaaagctgttgatgtggtgtatatggatttcattaaagcatttgataaggttccccacggtaggctattgcagaaaatacggaggcatgggattcagggtgatttagcagtttggatcagaaattggctagctggaagaaaacaaagggtggtggttgatgggaaatgttgagactggtgtccagttactagtggtgtaccacaaggatctgttttgtggccgctgctgtttgtcatttttataaatgatttggaggagggtgtagaaggatgggtgagtaaatttgcagatgacactaaagtcggtggagttgtggacagtgcagaaggatgttacaagttacagagggacatagataagctgcagagctgggctgacaggtggcaaatggagtttaatgcagaagactttgaggtgattcattttggaaggaataacaggaagacagagtactggactaatggtaagattcttggtagtgtggatgagcagagagatcgtggtgtccatgtacatagatccctgaaagttgccatgaaggttgagagggttgttaagaaggcgcatggtgtgttagcttttattggtagagggattgagtttcggagccatgaggtcatgttgcagctttacaaaactctggtacggccgcatttggagtattgtgtgcagttctggtcgccacattataggaaggatgtggaagcattggaaagggtacagaggagatttaccaggatgtttcctggtatggagggaagatcttatgaggaaaggctgagggacttgaggctgttttcgttagagagaagaaggttaagagtgacttaatagaggcatacaaaatgatcagagggttagatagggtggacagcgagagccttctcccgcggatggtgatgtctagcacgaggggacatgcctttaaattgaggggagatagatataggacagatgtcagaggtaggttctttactcagagagtagtaaggacgtggaatgccctgcctgaaacagtagtggactcgccaacactaaacgcattcaaatggtcattggataggcatatggacgataagggaatagtgtagatgggctttagaggggtttcacaggttggagcaacatcgagggccgaagggcctgtactgcgctgtaatgatctatgttctatgttctaagacataggagcagaattaggccactcgacccatcgagcctgctccgccattcaatcgtggctgaaatcaataaatttacagtgcagaaggaggctattcggcccatcgagtctgcacctgctcttggaatgagcaaccTATCTACCCCAcacgcccaccctatccctgtaaccccgcccaacccaacctttttgacccaacccaaccccaaatCGGCTTTTCTAATTCTATGGCTACAATGTGGCCGATGTCTTCGGCCGTCACCAGCATGGTTGGTAGGGGAGAAAGGGAGCCCCCTCCCACATCATCTTACTTTGTGCCCAATCCTGAGACGCCTAAGAGTCTGATGAGTGATTACGACCCAAATCCTTCAGGCTTTTATCTCTTTTGGGCATTTTTATAAAGCAAGTGTCTTCCTCCGCCATGTTGCTGAGTTTTAAAGTTATTTCAATTGTCCACTCCATTCCGAAAAAAGTATTTTAATAGAGAACCTTCCATGTGCGTGTTACATCAGCGGTTCATCACCTCTGCTCCTTCTGTCAATTGCCTGAAACAATTACAAGATGAGATTGGAACAGGATGGGTCAATATGGTTCAGTGGagggtgtggtgatgtgcatcactgtaaatacacaaggggttaatgtaaatacatgtagactagctagacactagagggagcaccagagacatgacacacagacactcaatcaatagatcagttagataggacacgaccaatgggcattcacgatacacacagaggtgacactgccacaggggggtattacaccaacccatatataaggacacaacacacatgatcttcctctttctagtggagacactcagtgagtacagacacagggttgactgAATATCACACCcaacacgtggattgtagcagactggttcatcagtctgagtagctgtagaaggattaacaggagagtcgaatccatgtaggagaatcgttaacagtttaataaatatgttaaagctacctccaagtctgaaccttcctttgtcagagtgcccgtcaaggaagcagcttatgctacgtcaagagcgtaACAAGACAGAGGGTAAACACCATCAATTGCTAGCTGGGCCGAATGTGGTATCTATCTTGCAACCTCTATGTATTTCCCCGGGGTCAGCTTGAGTTTAGTgattcagtattggggggatgaggtggtgattctccgcacccaccCTGGCTGTGAGGTAATGTGGTTGACATCCCGGCTGGGCGTGAGCCAGACGGGGATATCTAAATTATAAGTCAAACCTGCAGAATCGGCTTTGAGCTGAATCCCCTGGCCTCCAATTCTCCCGTCTGCCACAGCGCAAGGTGAAGCTGGTAAGAATCGCTGCTGGTTTCCAAAAAAACAGAGACCAGTCCCAGGGGGTGGTCAGGGAAATGGCTGGAAAGGTGACGCGCACTGCCCTCtgttggcttggcagtgccagggtgccaggggagcatcgcccagttggcactgcccaggGGTGGGACCTGAAGGGGGGGGGCAAAGCTTGAAGTGGGGAGGGGTGATCTTTgccgaccccatagcggggtgtcgctcacattgggggggggggggggggccatgacagcaatttgggggggggggggggggggtttgcggacaATTGGGGTTGTGTAGTCCTGTCTTCAGGTCGGACGCTCTTCAAAAACGGCCTCTGAGGGACAAGGTGGCCTCCGTGTTTGGGCCCCGCACATTTCGGTAACAGCGCTCACCCCAACCTCACAACAAAATGGCCTCGTCTGGGTGGGCTGCGATCTGGATTGCGTCGTCCGACCCAACGTGAATTGTAACCCGCCTCCTGCCTCAGACCGCACTTAGGAATTTGTTTCGAGAATTGGtccgtgatttttaaaaaacttaatttAGATTGTGGCTGAGCTTAGAAATTCCAGCCACTGTGTTCCCTGAAAAGCATTCAGTTCAATTTGACCGTCCctggacccccctcccttcctgtgAAAGAGCTCTCTAATCAGTTCCAATCTCACCCAGCTCTTTTCCCCAGAACTCTGGAAAAACAATTCTCCCCTTCGACAATTTATCCAGTTCCTCTTTGGAAAGTTATTTCTGAAGCTGGTCACAGCGGCGGACAAGTTCTCCACATCTTCACCCTGATCCATTTATCTTCCCAAAAAAAAAACTCTTCGATACGAtgatattaattttaaaatgacaCTAGATGTCGGGATGTGACTTTGGCTTTGCTCCAGGTTGAGAAGCTGGGAGATGCCAAACTGAGTCTCCGCAGCACCATCACTGGGTGGAGGGTGTAACTACAGCATGGCCACCACTTAAACTCTATTTCCACAATAAATGTGAAGAGAAAGGAGGAAATGTGTGCAGGTGGATCATTTTCTTCAGTGACAAGAGAAACGAAACACCTTGTATCTCTTCGCAACATGTGCAACATATTTATATGAATGTGCATTAACTATTAAGCCAGCACAGCAGCAACAAGGTCCTTACAAGGTTGCAATGATGTTGAAGAGCACAGGGATTAGGGGAAGTGTATTTGATGGAGTCAGCGTGAAGCCTCCCCCAGATAGCCTCCCTCCTTCGCCCATCTCTGGGCAGTGCTCATCTGCTGCATCTTCCAGTGATTCCCAGTAGCTCAGCAGCTCGGAGGGATTCACCTGGTGCACGGTGATGAGTTTACGAAACTCGCAAACAGAAAACGTCACCTTCCAATTGTGGAACTTCTCCTCCGAGTGGATTTGCACTGGATCAATCTTCAACTCCGCCAAGCACAGCCCGATGTAGACGTCCTCCAGTTTAAAATGGGGGACGATCCTGGAAATGTTCCAGACTCGATTGGCAACATCGGCCGACATCACGTACCCAGTGCCGGAGCAGAATGGTGGATATTTTTCCTGAGGATATTCCTGTCGACTGATGAACCATTTACTGAATATATTCCTAACAGGTCCAAAGTTTCTCATGATGAATCCAGTGAAGATGTCCTTGTGATTCATTTGCAACAAGAGCTCGGTCAGATAATCCACGTTCACAAACATGTCGGAATCGGTTTTCATCACGAAGGATACGGACGGACAGAATCGGTTCACCCATTCCAGGCCCATCAGCACCTTGAGGGTCAGGTTGTAATAAGTGTCGGTGAAATCTTTCTGGATGATGTCCTTGTGCAGTGAACTCTCTTTCTGCAGCTGTTCCTGATGCTCTCGGCTGTACCCCAGCAAGAAGtaggtcaccaccctctggccgtgggcggtcctcactctcccccacgtCTGGCGAATGGCCGAGCGAGCTTCCAactggtcctgggcactggtgaccaggaggaccaggaaTGGGGGCCGGGTCTGACAGCTGCTTTTGGGCAACATGAGGAAAGGAATGTCAATGAGGTCTGCAGAATGCCAATCGTCAACCCTGTACTGGCTTAAATATCCAAGTATAATTAATAACAGCAACAAAGGCgctaaaagcaaaataaatttgtttttttgAAGCAATTTGAAACAACAACTTGCAGCATAAAATGTCTTCATGCTCCGAGTGATCTGtaacataaaataaataaaacaagttGGTTTTAGTGGGGCCCAGATAACACAAGGGgaatcattttccaatttaaaattATTTGCTTCAACTGGGAACACAGGAatccaaggccattcagcccgatgAACCGCTgttcaggaacagcaggaggccattcagccacctGAGCCTATTTCAaggaacagaaagaggccattcagccccttctccagcctgttacacaggaacaggaggaggccccattcagccccttctccagcctgttacacaggaacaggaggccccattcagccccttctccagcctgttacacaggaacaggaggccccattcagacccactccagcctgttacacaggaacaggccccattcaaccccttctccagcctgttacacaggaacaggaggaggccccattcagccccttctccagcctgttacacaggaacaagaggaggccccattcagccccttctccagcccgttacacaggaacaagaggaggctccattcagccccttctccagcctgttacacaggaacaagaggaggccccattcagccccttctccagcctgttacacaggaacaggaggccccattcaaccccttctccagcctgttacacaggaacaggagggggccccattcagccccttctccagcctgttacacaggaacaggagggggccccattctgccccttctccagcctgttacacaggaacaggaggccccattcagccctttctccagtctgttacacaggaacaggagggggccccattctgccccttctccagcctgttacacaggaacaggaggccccattcaacctcttctccagcctgttacacaggaacaggagggggccccattcagccccttctccagcctgttacacaggaacaggagggggccccattctgccccttctccagcctgttacacaggaacaggaggccccattcagccccttctccagcctgttacacaggaacaggaggaggccccattcagccccttctccagcccgttATACAGGACCAAGAGGAGCCTTAACTCCGAACACCCCATCCCATCACAAATCTGTCAATCCCCGATCCAACCCCTTCAAATGACCCGCCAGCCTCAAAATCTTTTGAGGGACAGAGTTCCAGACTTTCAACTCCTCTTTGGTGAAAGTTGTACATCCTGAATGGCTGAGTTCTCATTTAAAGATTCTAACCCTCACTTACATATCCCTTCATCAGAAGAAATCATTTATTTCTATCGTCATTCGTAACATATTTAGTAATTTTAAATACTTTAATTCAACACGAAATGGAATCTTTGGACGATATTAACACAAATCTATGAGAAAgacaaatgggcagaaaatgttAGTGGAGGTTGCATGCAGATCCCCAAAATGATGTTGGAAATGGCAttcaacaggaaattagagacgcatgCAATAAATCAACATGGGTGATCTTAATCTGCATAtacattgggcaaatcaaatcgattcccggcttgggtcactgtctgtgcggagtctgcacgttctccccgtgtctgcgtgggtttcctccgggtgctccggtttcctcccacagtccaaagacgtgcttgttaggtgaattggacattctgaattctccctccgtgtacccgaacaggcgccggagtgtggcggctaggggattttccacagtagcttcattgcagtgttaatgtaagcctacttaggggcagcactgtagcacagtggttagcataaatgcctcacagcgccagggtcccaggttcgattcccggctgggtcactgtctgtgaggagtctgcacgtcctccccgtgtgtgcgtgggtttcctccgggtgctccggtttcctcccacagtccaaagatgtgcgggttaggtggattggccatgataaattgcccttagtgtcctaaaaaataaggttaatgggggttgttgggttacgggtatagggtggatacgtgggtttgagtagggtgatcattgctcggcacaacatcgagggccgaagggcctgttctgtgctgtactgttctaattctaattctaattctaattctacttgtgacaataataaagattattattattcgtaCTAGTACCAATACCgtcgaggaggaattcctggagtgtatacggggtggttttctggaccaatatgttgaggaaccaactagagagcaggccatcataGACTGGGATTTGTGTGATGAGAAATGAATAATTGACAGTCTGGTTGTGCGAGGCTCCTTGTGGATCAGCCACCATAAGATCCTCTTATGAAGAtgaagagtgaagtagttgattctgagaggAGTGTCATGAATCTCAATAAACAAAAGTATGATGGTATGAAGCACGGGTTGGCTGTTACGGATTGGGAagggttacttaaagggatgatggtgaaTAGTGTAACGATGTCCTGACAAGCGGTAAATTCCAGGCGCACTTGTCCCAGAATCATAACacaagtgggcggcacggtagcatggtggttctccccgtgtctgcgtgggtttcctccgggtgctccgggtttccgcccacatgtcccgaaaaacgtgctcgttaggtgaattggacattctgaattctccctccgtgtacccgaacaggcgccggaatttggggactaggggcttttcacagtcgcttcattgcagtgctaatgtaagcctacctgtgacaataaagattgtttttgAATTTAAGTGAATTCAGAAGGGGAAAATGGAGTACGAGCGAAATCTTGCGGGGAACatgaaaactgactgtaaaagcttctgtgAGTATGTGAAGAGAAGAAGATTGGGGAAGACAAATATCTTCATCAGAAACAGGGGACTTTATAAtgtggaacaaagaaatggctgaacaacTAAATACACACTTTGGGTCTGTATCACAAAGGAGGATGCAAATAATACACCAGAAATGTTGGGtcgcacagggtttagtgagagggaggaactggaggagatGAGTATCAGTAGGgagatggtgttggggaaattgatggggtgAAAGGATAATAAATCGCCAGGGCTGAATAATTtacatcccagggtacttaaggaagtggccctcgaAGTAGAAGATGCGGAGGTTgttatcttccaagattctatagactctggaacagttcccacAGATTGgggagtagctaatgtaactctacTATTGAAAATGGGAGGTCAAGGGGCTTCCGGtgacggccatggtgtgagtggtcacgtggggctggtttagctcactgggctaaatcgctggcttttaaagcagaccaaggcaggccagcagcgcggttcgattcccgtaacagcctccccgaacaggcgccggaatgtggcgactaggggcttttcacggtaacttcatcgaagcctactcgtgacaataagcgattttcatttaatttcatttcatttaatagcTCCCACTTGTTGCGAAGTTTTTGGGTATTTTACCCGGTTAATGGGCAGACTTTTTAATGGAAAAAGGTACAAAAGTAGCGGAGGAAGGGTTTGTCCCACCAGTAGATGGATTCATGGACCAGGAGAG harbors:
- the LOC119967883 gene encoding beta-1,3-galactosyltransferase 5-like → MKTFYAASCCFKLLQKNKFILLLAPLLLLLIILGYLSQYRVDDWHSADLIDIPFLMLPKSSCQTRPPFLVLLVTSAQDQLEARSAIRQTWGRVRTAHGQRVVTYFLLGYSREHQEQLQKESSLHKDIIQKDFTDTYYNLTLKVLMGLEWVNRFCPSVSFVMKTDSDMFVNVDYLTELLLQMNHKDIFTGFIMRNFGPVRNIFSKWFISRQEYPQEKYPPFCSGTGYVMSADVANRVWNISRIVPHFKLEDVYIGLCLAELKIDPVQIHSEEKFHNWKVTFSVCEFRKLITVHQVNPSELLSYWESLEDAADEHCPEMGEGGRLSGGGFTLTPSNTLPLIPVLFNIIATL